TTTTAATTTCATTAATGTTACTCAACATTAACAAACTTATTTTATATATCGTAACGCTGGCTACGCTGCCACCAACGTAACATCAAGCGATCGGCGCTGTTCGCCGCGCTATTGGTAAAGCGATCCATCATGCGTTTACGACGGGTATAACGCACACCGATCACGTCATGATTTTCCATTTCAGCGATCAACAGATCGTCGCTGGTACCAACGGAGTCGACCAAGCCTTTATCTTTCGCTTGAATGCCATACCAGTGTTCACCGGTTGCGACGGAATCAATGTCCAATGACGGTCGCTGCTGGCTGACAAACTCTTTAAACAGCTCATGGGTTTCATTCAGCTCTTCGCGGAATTTCTCCCGGCCTTGCTCGGTGTTCTCGCCTAACAGCGTGAGAGTACGTTTGAACTCCCCGGCAGTATGCAACTCAACGTCGATATCGTTCTTCTTCAGCCAGCGGTTGAAGTTAGGGATCTGTGCGACAACGCCGATTGAGCCAATAATCGCAAAGGGTGCTGCGACGATTCGGTCTGCGACACAGGCCATCATATAGCCACCGCTGGCGGCGACTTTGTCTACCGCAACGGTTAATCGCACACCTGCCTGACGTAAACGCTGCAACTGTGAAGCGGCTAAACCATAGCCATGCACCACGCCGCCCGGACTTTCCAAGCGCAACAGAACTTCATCGCCCTGCTTAGCGGCAGCCAGCACAGCGCTGATTTCCTCACGAAGCGAACTCACTTCATGGGCATCCATACTACCTTTGAAGTCGAGAACATAAAGACACGGTTTTTCTTTCGCAGCAATCCCCTGTTTTACCTCGGTTTTACGCTGCTTTGCTTTCTCTTTATCCTGTTTTTTCTGCTGCTTATACCACGCTTTTAAGGCGCTATCATCCATGCGCGCTTCCTGCATACTGCGCTGCATATCACGATACTGTTCGCCTAAATCCGTTAACTGTAACTCTCCGCGGCTCGCTCCCTTTTTATGTCGCAGGCTGACAAACAACACAATCAGTGCCCCTATTGCGATCACAAAGGTCATCACCTTCGCCAAAAATAGGCCATACAAGGATAACCACTCCACATTCACCGCCTTGTTTAAGATTTTCTGATACTACTTATATTAGCGCTAATCCACTGTAGCGCGTCCGCCAGTATGTAACATACTGGCGGACGCGTCATTTTCAAGGGGCTTATTCGTAAACTCCCTGTAAATTCAGCACATAATGTCCGCTCTAGGAACAATACCATTGACCATTAGCCGTGCAATAGGTCAAGATCGGCGACTATGAGTTACAGCAAATAAACAATTTAGTCATAACTTGCCGATCCAGCCGAAAAGCCTTGATGCTACGCGGCGTGAGGAAATACAGCATGCACTATCAACCACAGCCTGAGCTTTTGCAAAACCGCATTATTCTTGTGACCGGAGCGGGAGACGGAATTGGCCGTGAAGCGGCCCTCACCTATGCTCGCCACGGCGCGCAGCTGATTTTACTCGGCAGAACGCTGAGTAAGCTTCAGACCGTGCAGGAACAAATACGCCAGCTTGGTTTGTCACCTGCGGCGATCGTCGAATTTGATCTGTTAACGGCAAAGCCAGCCGACTATCAACGACTCGGCGCAGAGTTAGCGTCAGCCTACCCTTATCTTGATGGCGTATTAAACAACGCGGGTTTGCTCGGCACTATTAACCCTTTAGCGGAGCAAGACTACCAAGAGTTTTGTGATGTGATGCAGGTCAACGTTAACGCCTCGCTATTGTTATCGCAGGCGCTGCTGCCTTTACTGCTGAAAGCGCCCGCAGCATCCCTGATTTTTACCAGTTCTAGCGTGGGCAAAACCGGTCGCGCGGGATGGGGCTCTTATGCTATTTCCAAATTTGCCACCGAAGGCATGATGCAGGTATTGGCCGACGAATATAAGAACTCTAATTTGCGGGTAAACTGCATTAATCCTGGCGGAACCCGCACCGGAATGCGAGCATCGGCATTCCCTGATGAAGATCCGCAGAAGCTAAAAACGCCTGCTGATATCATGCCGCTCTATCTTTATTTGATGGGTGACGACAGCCGCCGAAAAACAGGATTGAGTTTCGATGCCCAACCGGGGCGAAAAGCCGGCCCTGCGGAATAAACGTCACATCATTTTGGTGTCGCTATTTATGCCGTCGGATAACAATAAATAAATAAGTTAGGAGTAAGCATGTCTGAAGAACGCCACCAGCAGCGCCAACAACGTATCAAAGAAAAAGTCGATGCCCGTATTGCCGCCGCGCAAGAAACTCGCGGCATCGTGATGATTTTCACCGGCAATGGCAAAGGTAAAAGTACGGCAGCGTTTGGTACCGTGGCGCGCGCTGTTGGTCATGGGCATCGTGCGGGCGTGATTCAATTCATCAAAGGCACGTGGGAAAACGGCGAACGAAACCTGCTTGAGCCGCATGGCGTCGAATTTCAGGTAATGGCAACCGGTTTTACGTGGGAAACACAGAATAAAGAAACGGATACCGCCGCCGCACTTGCGGTTTGGGAGCACGGCAAACGCATGCTGAACGATGAAAGTTTAGATCTTGTGGTCATGGATGAGCTGACCTATATGGTGAGTTACGGCTATATCGAACTTGAAGAGGTGCTAGCCGCGTTGAAACAGCGTCCGGCGCATCAATCCGTGATTATTACCGGCAGAGGCTGTCATCGTGAACTGGAAGAGCTGGCGGATACCGTAAGCGAAGTTCGCCCGGTGAAACACGCGTTTGAAGCAGGTATTAAAGCGCAAAAAGGTATCGATTGGTGATAGTTAAATGCCGAGGCCACCATTGCAAGCCTCGGCGTTTTAATCAGGCAAGCACTTTCCCACTGTTGTTCAAACAGTGAATAACACTAAACCCATCGCGGTAATCGATCCGACTATGCGCTCCCTGTTCGATGCGAAAATGCCACATTGCGCGATCTTCCAGCTTGAGAAGCTGCGTGCAGATGATTGAGATAACGCCCTGATGTGCAACGATCAACACTCGCTGTCCGGCGTGCTTTTGCTGAATATCGGCTAATGCCAACCGCACTCTTGCAGAGAAATCTCGAAACCCCTCTCCACCCGGAGGAACGGTTCGTTGCCAATCGGCACACCAAGCGGCGTAGTGTTCAGCATCCTGTTGCTGCAATTCTTTGTGGTGACGGAGTTCCCACTCACCAAATGCCATCTCATCCAACCCGGTATGTTGCACAAATTCAGCATCTGCACCGAGTATTCTCTGAGCCGTTTGGTGAGTGCGTTGTAAGCCGCTGGTATAAACCACATCAAATGATATTTCGGTGAGCTGTGCCGCAACCGCATCAGCCTGCTGTTCGCCTAATGCCGTTAGCGGCAGATCGCTGCTGCCACAGTACACACCGTCTAGATTGGCCTGAGTCTGACCGTGGCGTACCAAATATAACTCCATCAGTGTTCCTTGGGTTCAGATTGCCTATGCGATAAGTATACGATTTATATCACAGCAAACAGGAAGATAAGGCCGAATAACTCATTGCCCGCGCCGATGGTGTCACCGGTTTGCCCACCAATACGTTTGTTGATGAAACCACGGTATAGCAGTGCGAACAGATAAGTGATAATCGCCGCCAGTCCGCCATGCCAACTAGCGAAGCCCAGCGTCATGAGCAGACCGATGATCAGCGCAATCACGTAATGCTGGCCGCCGATTTTCCCGATATACAGGTTTCCCATGCCATTTTCACGCGCATATTTTTGCTGGTACATCAGAACTGGCAGCAATGCACGGCTAAGCGCTGGAGCCGCTACCAGCAAGGTGTAAACGTTATGTCCGGTCTGCGTCAGCTGATAGATAATCGCCACCCGAGCCAAAATCACAAAAATCAGCGCCAGAGCACCGTTAGAACCAATCCGACTATCGCGCATGATCTCGAGAATACGCTCACGTGGGCGAGCCGAAAAAATCCCGTCACAGGTATCTGCCAAACCGTCTAAATGAAACGCGCCCGTGACCAGCGTGGTGGCCAATAAGGCGGCAACCGCCGCTAACAACGGACCGTAAACCGGCAATATCACGGCAAACGCCAACGCACTCAGCAAGCCAACGATCAGGCCAACAAACGGAAAATAGACCACGCCTTTAGCGTAATCATTCATATCGAGATTATCTGTCCAGCGGGCAGGCACGGGAATGCGGGTCATAAACTGCAATGTGGCGAGGAATAGTTTCATTGGTACGGGTCAGTCCATGTCGTCGGTAAGCAAGAGCATGAGAATTAACTCTCTGATTGCCTTCTATATTAATACCAGACGCTCATCTGGCGCTAGCGCCAGATCGCAGATATAAAAAAACCGCAGCGAATTAACGCTGCGGCTTTATATTTGCACACTAAAAACAAAGCGCAGTGATTAGCCGCGTTTGTTTCCTTTGCTGGTCGCTGCTTTATTCGCAGTTGCGCCACGTGTAGAAGATGTGCCTTTATTCGCTGAACCAGAACGGCGGTTTGGCGCTGCCGCAGCCGCACTGCCACCTTGACCATGACGTTTAACCGCACGGCGGATCTGATTCGCCTTCATACGGCGACGTTCGCGCTCAACCGGCAGCTTGCTAACGGTTTCCGCATTCAGCTCAACCAGTTCGCGCAGATAGTTGATGTCGTTCAGTGGGAGCTCTGCCCAGCCGCCGCGTGGCAGGCCTTTTGGCAAAGGCAGATCGCCATAACGAACGCGGATCAAGCGGCTCACCTGCACGCCAACGGCTTCCCATAAACGACGAACCTCACGGTTACGCCCTTCGGTTAAGGTCACGTTGTACCACTGGTTAATCCCTTCACCGCCTTGGAAACTGATGGTTTTGAATGATGCAGGACCATCTTCCAGTTGTACGCCACGGCTTAACTGACGAATTTTTTCATCATCAACCTGACCGAACACACGTACCGCATATTCGCGCTCAACTTCACGGCTTGGGTGCATCAAACGGTTTGCCAGTTCGCCATCGGTGGTGAACAACAGTAAACCAGACGTATTGATGTCCAAACGACCTACGGCGATCCAACGAGAACCACGCAGTTTTGGCAAGCGATCAAACACCGTTGGACGACCTTCAGGATCGCGACGGGTACATAGTTCGCCTTCCGGCTTGTAGTAAGCCAAAACGCGACAAACAGATTCGGTTGATTCGCGGATAGACACAACGCGTCCATCAACACGAATTTTCATAGCCGGGGTAACCTCAACACGGTCACCAAGCGTTGCTAATTTACCATCAACGCTGACACGGCCTTCTTTAATCATGGCTTCAATTTCACGGCGTGAACCATGACCAGCATTGGCAAGAACTTTCTGTAACTTTTCGCTCATTGAGCAACCTCTAATGTCGCCTTCACAGGCGTCGTGGGGTATTGTGGATGTATCTGAAATTCAAACAATTAATTGAATTTTAACGCGGCATTATACACGAAAACGTGAAAATGTCCGAGCGCTATACTTTTTTATCCGCGAGGAAAAGGGATAAAAGCGCCAATTTTCTCGGCGGTATAGCGATTCACGTCAACACCTTGCCGCCGAATTTCTTCGCGTAAACGGGCAGGAGGCTCATCCAAAGCCTCATCGGCTAACTCGAATACGCCCCAATGCATGCCAAAAGCGCGCTGACAGCCGAGTTCACGAAATAGGCGTACCGAATCAGCCGGATCCATATGCTGAGAATGCATAAACCAGCGCGGCTCATAGGCACCCAACGGCAGCGCGGCCAATGAAATGGGCCCTAATCGTTCGCCAATCTCTTTAAGCCGTGGCGCATAACCACTGTCGCCAGAGAAATAAAAGCTATCGGTTAAATGCGAGAGAACCCACCCGCCCCACAGGCTACGATTTCGATCCCAAGGCGTTCTCATACTCCAGTGTCGTGCAGGCACAAAATGGATCATCACATCGCCAACCGCACGCTGCTCCCACCAATCCAACTCGTGAATATATATGGCACCGCAGCGTATGAACCATCGTTTCAGCCCCAGCGGCACCATGCAAATCAACTGAGGAAAGCGCTTTAACAGCGCGTCAATAGTCTGTGTATCAAGATGGTCGTAATGATTATGTGAAATCAAAACCGCATCAATATCTGGCAGTTGTTCAACGTCGATAGGCGGCGGTGTTTTTCGCTCTGGCCCGTAAAAGTTCAGTGGCGAAGCTCGCTGGGAAAGCACAGGATCAATCAGGATGTTTTTACTCCCCATTTTCACCAACATCGCAGCGTGACCCAGCCACCACACGCCATCCTGTGACTGTGCAAGATCAACCGGCTGCCACCAGCGCTCAACGAGCCCGCGATACCCCCGCTCAGGCTTTAACGGTAAGCGGTTCTTTTTGCGTTCGTTTTGCCAGCGTTTTAAATCACCAGGACGATGTTCATTAGGCTCAGGATTGGTAAAACCCTCTGGCGTGTGGTGGGTTTTATTAGGATCATAATAAGGATTTTTCTTCACTCGACGCCCTCTTAGGTGACAACGTCACTTGAAATTGGCCAAAATCGCCATATTTCATTCTAGCTACCACAAACACATTTATCACCGATGTTTGACGTTAAGAATTACTTAATAACTACAGACTATTCTCGATGTCAGCTTTTGTCAGTCACGTAAAGTAGGCTAAAGGTGCTGGGGTTTTAAAAGAATTCTCTTTAGTCTCGTTTTCAAGAAACAAACGACGGGTGGATCACAAAATTAGCCCGTTAGCGAGTCATCAGGAGTTAATTACATATGAAAAATAATCAGTCATACACTCGCACTCAACGCATGCGCAGCGCTCTACAGGGGCAGATGCAATACTGGAAAATGTATCTATCGCTGAAGTCTCGCCAAATGGGGCTCAGCGGTAAAATGCGCCAGATGACGCTTATCGTATCGGCGGTAATGATGGTCGCCATGCTGATGGCAGGATTCGTGCTCTTTAACCTTGTGGTTCTGAGCGTCGCCTTAATTGGCGCAATAGTTTCACTGTTCCGCCCACGCCAGCGCCCTTTCACCACGCAGGGCCCGAGAGTGATCTAGATTGAATTGAATTTGCTTCATGTAGCGTGAAGTTATAAAAATATCTAGTAGATGAAATTTAGCGGTTTTGCATATGCATTACCGCTTTTTTTATTTTTAGGTGCCATGAATATCTAAGAATTACCCAGAACAATCCGCACTATAAAATGTTCTGGTGTTATATACCGGCTAGGGCACTTTAATGAATCTACCAGCGTAGTTCTGATGTTGGCATATATGTTATGGATTTTACATATTCCGCAAGATCATAAGATACCTGCATAGCCACTGGAATATGAAAATTATCTAGGTCATAAACTTCTGTCCAACCAAAAGCTCGTTTCATTACAATTTCAGGAGGCGCACTACGTATAGGCGCACCAAAATTTTCATGCATCCACTGTCGGGACATTTTTTCCTGTAAAGGTGATGGCAGTACGTTAGGGAATTCCCAATTTTTAACCTTGTCATTCTGAATCCTTACTGTCATTTCCTTAAGAATCCGCCCATCACGTTTGAACGATAAAAATACGCCTTCCTTCGCCATATCAAGGAACACAAAGGGTTCGCCAGAAGACGACTTAGGTTCTGTTTTATAGGGAATTATCCCAGCATCAAATATTTCGTTATAACTTTTTCCAAGACTGCGTATCAACGCTTCTACATTCACGGTCATTTGTATAATCCCATACTGTCATTCAGTTGATGCATTTTCGCCCTTACCGTTTCTATCTGAGACTCTGTAGCACCACGCTCTTTGAGCGCTGGCTTGATGGCATCCAGATTACGATCCACCGCAGCCCGCAAATCTCGCGAGTCCAGCTCAATTTGTTCAACATTATTGCGTCCACCGTAGGTTTCACTGATTTTCTGATGCACATCCTTCGGGATCACAATAGCGGCTACATCCTGTGACAGTTCCTCCAACGTAGTATCATCAAGCTTAGGATTCACTCTTCTGATATAAGCCTTAACAGCGGCCTTAGAAGGCATATGATCAGCCTCATATTTCCCCTGTCGCGATCGGCGCTTAAAGTCACTGTATAGCTCCACCTCCAAAAACTCTACCGGCGGCTTACTCAGGTAGATATAAATCGGGGGCATATCCGGCACAGGGAAAATCAGGATGTAATCCTCAAAATCCCCTTCAGTCGGCGCGGGATAGCTCTCGATATCGCTTCCGACCTTCTCCGGTATCGGCAGTACCGTTATGGACGATGGTAAGCTTGGGCTGTCTTGATGCCCGGTATTCGAAGGAATATCTAACTCTAGCTTGTCAGGGTTCCAGTAAATCGTAACCGGCTTTACCCCCTCTGTCGTAAACTCATACAGCCCAGTCTTCGTGTTGAGCTTCATCTCACGCACGGGGACTTCGGATAAACCGCTTTCCGTTGGTGTGTGATAGCCTTTCGGGGATAAACGCCCATGCCCATCATCCTCCCAACGAAAACGCACCCGTGTTGGCGCTTTGCCACCGGACTCTGCCAACTGAGCTAATCTCATTTGGTCGATGAAATCCTGCTCTCCGCTGTTAAGCGTTCGAGGCATCATACCGATAAGAGCCACCGCAATCGGCGCTCCCGCACCGGCAGCGGCAATTTCACCAAATGGAACCACGGCGCGAACAGCCCATGATCCCACCGTAATGAAACGCCCACCGGCCCACTCAAGCGCCGCCGAACCTGATGGAAACACTGTGCTAACCGCTACAGGCACGGCGACTGCCGGTGCTGCGGATGATGCTCCGCCAAAGAGCTTTTTGTACCACGGTTTTTCCGGCTCGGGAGGCGGTGATGCGGGCCGTTTCGCACTCTGCGCATGTTGCTCAGGTTCAGGCAACGGCACCGCGCGAAAATACCCCATCAGCGCAAAGTTCTCGTGCGTCTCCGGCCCCGTTCCTGCCTCGGTATTTCCTTCACCACGCTCTTGTGATTTGGCAAATACAGGCATAGAACGTTTTGCCTGCTCTTTCGCCTTATTCTCAGCCCGTTCAGCCGCATCTGCTGCTATCTTTGCGGCCTGCTTTTCTGCAGATTGCTGTGCTGGCGATAACCCTGCGCCAAGCCACTGCCCCAACGGGGCAATGATCCGGTTACTGCCAGAGGGGCAGCCGCACAGAACAATTGCACCATCTACCGCCAACACCTTACCCATGATAATAAAGCTGGGCTCGCCCTCAATGACGCGCCCACGTTTGCCGCATTTTGGGCATTCCGTCGTACTATCACCAACCCTGATAACCGCATGACCGTAGACCATATATTGGCTGGTAGGCAGTGAAGCAATCAACTTTGCTCCGGTTGTCGTTTTGTCACAGGATAATGCCTTACCCTTACCCATAATGTTCGGTCGGTAGCCCATTACCTAAGCTCCACCAGAAAATCATCGGGCATTGCCTCTCCTAAACGTTTGATAATCAGCAGGCTATCCTGAGGCGTATTGATAATTTCATCACCATTATCTAAACCGCTGCCCACCAGCGCGGCTTGAACCTGTCCAAAGCGATGCTCCTTACCCGCTCCACTTGAAATCAGTGTCGTCGTGCCATCAGGATAAATTACGCTATCGCCCACTTTTGCTAGTTGTACCGATGAGCCATTTTTCAGATTAATCAGCACCCCACTCGAGGCTATTTTGACCGTTCCACCGCCTCTGGTCTGGCTACCTTCTGCTGCAAAGCGAAAAATCCCGATGGGAGGATGAGCGCGAATATAGGCTTCCTGCTCTTGGATAATTGCCATGCTATCGTCACTTAGGGTTGATAGCGTTTCGTCGCTAAACGGCGATACATCAAGGTTTGAGAGGATTTCAGGTGTGAGCTCATTCGTGTACATCTGGGGGAGTTTATTGGTCGTCATGCAGCAATAGCCCTTATTAATGAATGGTTATAAGTTAAACATTACATTAAGAAAACTATCGGTGACTACAACGGAAGATCTGAAATTGCAGCATTTATTCAGCGATACTGGACTTATCCCAACCCAGCAATGATTAAATATTTTGCAGTGTTTGAGTTTGTACTCTGCTGTTTTGTCTCTGTAGTATTCACGCTTGAGACAGGTTCGAGCGCTACGGCCCTGCTTTTCATTAGCAATAAGCCATAGAGTCAAACGAAACATTCTGGAATAATGAAGCCGACGCAACAGGAGGTCATATGAGTTTCAATCTGGCAAATCTTCCTCAAGAAGAGATGGACAAAGTCAATGTCGACTTAGCTGCAGGCGGCGTATCTTATAAAGAGCGCTATCACATGCCGGTTATTGCGGAACTGGTTGAGCGTGAGCAGCCTGAACATTTGCGCAACTATTTTCGTGAGCGCCTGGCTTATTATCGCACCCTACGCATTGATACCCTGCCATACGAACCGCCAATGAAATAATGTCTGTCTAAGCTATTTTCCACCGGCCAAATCAAGCAAGCTGCCGGTGGAATAAGACGCCTCATCCGACAATAGCCAAACGATGGCTGCAGCAACCTCTTCTGGCTGTCCACCACGCTGCATCGGTAATGAGGCTTTTATTCGATCGACACGATTGGCCTCGCCTCCATCCGCATGCATTTCCGTATAAATAAACCCTGGCCGTACGCCGTTAACGCGGATCCCTTCCCCCGCCACCTCTACTGATAACCCTTTCGTCAGCGTATCCATCGCGCCTTTGCTGGCCGCATAATCCAGATATTCGAAGGCAGCACCACTTTTGGCTGCCGCAGAAGAAACGTTCACAATCGCTCCACCGCGCCCTCCGTGGCGTTTTGCCATCCGCTTAACCGCTTCTCGGCAACACAAAAAAGTCCCGGTCACGTTAATACGCAGAATCTGGTTAATTCTTTCTGCCGTTAAGCTTTCTATTGTGGACTGGGTTTGCAAAATCCCAGCGTTATTCACCAGCGCATCCAACCGTCCCCAATGTCGATCAATTTGGTTAAACATATCGCAAACGGCCATTTCATCCTCAATATTGGCGCAGAGCAGCAAACACTCTTGCCCCAAAGCCGCTATTTCAAGCGCCAGCGTCTGTGCGGCTGCATGGTTTTGAGAGTAATTAATGCACACGCGATAGCCACGTTTAGCGAGTAATAATGCCGTAGCCCGCCCTATACCGCGGCTGGCACCGGTCACGAGAGCAACTGGAGATGAATTCACAGCGATTCCTTGTTAAATTAATGTTCATCGCCAGTGTAGCTGAGGTTGAAACGGCTTCAAGTATGATGGGTATTATCATGGGTATAGAGGTAAACGCCATGATGTCGTAATATGTAGTAGACGGCATGTTGCTAATGAGAACGATTACCGGAGAACGAATGACGCAGAACGAACGCAATATTGCCCTAGTATGTGCGCTAAGCGAGTGGATAGAGCAGCATCTAGGCCGCGATATTTATCTGGATGAGCTGGCCCGCTACTCTGGATATTCACTGTGGCATATGCAGAAAATTTTTCGTGAAACAACCGGCATGTCCTTAGGCCGCTATATTCGCGAACGTAAGTTGTCTGGTGCAGCAAAACGTTTACGCCACACCGAAGAGTCAATTATCGATATCGCGGTGTACTACGGCTTTGCCTCGCAGTCACATTTCACCTATATGTTCCGCAAGCATTTCGACATTACGCCAACCAACTATCGGCTTCAAACCGACATTCAACTATCTACTATTCAGCCCCTGCACGTGATGTATAAACAAAGCGCCTGAACTCACTGAGAAACAGCATCATGCAAACCTCGTTACGTCACGTTCTCGGCGCTGTTTTGCGCGATCGTTTACTGCAATTTCTCCTGCTTGCTGGCGTAATATTGGCCTGTTTTACGTCTTCCCCGCTGCGCGATTATCCTCACTGGATCGATTGGCCCACCATTACCACCCTGCTCGGGCTGCTGCTGCTGACGAAAAGCGTTGAGATGAGCGGCTATTTCGATTGGCTGGGGCGAAAAATGATGGCTCGCCTCAGCAATGAACGCACCTTAGCGCTGTTTATGGTTGTGGCTTCTGCGCTGCTTTCCACATTTCTTACCAACGATGTGGCCCTTTTCATCGTGGTTCCACTCACGATAACGTTAAAAAAGCTCAGCGCCTTACCCGTGACCCGTTTAATCATCTTTGAAGCATTGGCGGTCAACGTAGGTTCTTTGCTGACGCCGATTGGCAATCCACAAAACATATTGCTGTGGAATCATAGCGGCCTGTCGTTCAGCGCCTTTATTGGACAAATGCTGCCTTTGTCTGGCGTGCTGCTGTTTCTGCTATTGCTGTTCACGCTGATGTTTTTCCCAAACAAAACCATTCGCCCTCTAGCCGATCGCCAAGACAGCTCACGCAAGCGCGGGCTATTGCTGGCCTGTGCGGTGCTCTACGTGGTGTTTCTCGTTAGCGTTGATTTAGGCTTGCCCTATCTCGGACTGTTAATCGTGCTGGTCGCCTTACTGTGTTTGTCTCCCAAAGTCATTTTGTTGGTCGATTGGGCACTTATTTTCATTTTCATGGCGATGTTTATTGATGTGAAATTACTCACTCAGTTACCGGCGCTATTACCGCTAACTGAAAACATGCAGCATCTTTCAACGTTTGGCACTTACACGATCGGCATTCTGCTCTCTCAGGTTATCAGTAACGTGCCGGCTACCATTTTGCTGCTGGGTTTTATTCCTGCCACCACCACGCTGGCCTACGCCGTGAATATTGGTGGATTTGGGTTTGCGCTGGGATCAATGGCCAACCTCATCGCCTTACGCATGGCAAATGAAAAGCGCATCTGGCTGACGTTTCATCTATTTTCTATTCCCGCTCTTATCATCTCTGCGGCGCTTGGCTGGTGGTTAATCTAAACTGATAAGCACTGCGTGATTTTTAGGCTTTATTCCATTTGGTTATTGATAATCGCAGAATGTGATTTAGCAAACCGCAGACAATGGTTTAGCTTCATCATCAATAACGGAGCGCAATTACCTGCGTTTTTTTTAAACAAATAATTTAAGTAAGACATTGGGATACCTATGAAAAAAATGACCTTGGCTC
This is a stretch of genomic DNA from Hafnia alvei. It encodes these proteins:
- a CDS encoding S-type pyocin domain-containing protein, yielding MGYRPNIMGKGKALSCDKTTTGAKLIASLPTSQYMVYGHAVIRVGDSTTECPKCGKRGRVIEGEPSFIIMGKVLAVDGAIVLCGCPSGSNRIIAPLGQWLGAGLSPAQQSAEKQAAKIAADAAERAENKAKEQAKRSMPVFAKSQERGEGNTEAGTGPETHENFALMGYFRAVPLPEPEQHAQSAKRPASPPPEPEKPWYKKLFGGASSAAPAVAVPVAVSTVFPSGSAALEWAGGRFITVGSWAVRAVVPFGEIAAAGAGAPIAVALIGMMPRTLNSGEQDFIDQMRLAQLAESGGKAPTRVRFRWEDDGHGRLSPKGYHTPTESGLSEVPVREMKLNTKTGLYEFTTEGVKPVTIYWNPDKLELDIPSNTGHQDSPSLPSSITVLPIPEKVGSDIESYPAPTEGDFEDYILIFPVPDMPPIYIYLSKPPVEFLEVELYSDFKRRSRQGKYEADHMPSKAAVKAYIRRVNPKLDDTTLEELSQDVAAIVIPKDVHQKISETYGGRNNVEQIELDSRDLRAAVDRNLDAIKPALKERGATESQIETVRAKMHQLNDSMGLYK
- a CDS encoding PAAR domain-containing protein; this translates as MTTNKLPQMYTNELTPEILSNLDVSPFSDETLSTLSDDSMAIIQEQEAYIRAHPPIGIFRFAAEGSQTRGGGTVKIASSGVLINLKNGSSVQLAKVGDSVIYPDGTTTLISSGAGKEHRFGQVQAALVGSGLDNGDEIINTPQDSLLIIKRLGEAMPDDFLVELR
- a CDS encoding DNA polymerase III subunit theta, which encodes MSFNLANLPQEEMDKVNVDLAAGGVSYKERYHMPVIAELVEREQPEHLRNYFRERLAYYRTLRIDTLPYEPPMK
- a CDS encoding SDR family oxidoreductase produces the protein MNSSPVALVTGASRGIGRATALLLAKRGYRVCINYSQNHAAAQTLALEIAALGQECLLLCANIEDEMAVCDMFNQIDRHWGRLDALVNNAGILQTQSTIESLTAERINQILRINVTGTFLCCREAVKRMAKRHGGRGGAIVNVSSAAAKSGAAFEYLDYAASKGAMDTLTKGLSVEVAGEGIRVNGVRPGFIYTEMHADGGEANRVDRIKASLPMQRGGQPEEVAAAIVWLLSDEASYSTGSLLDLAGGK
- a CDS encoding helix-turn-helix domain-containing protein, with the protein product MTQNERNIALVCALSEWIEQHLGRDIYLDELARYSGYSLWHMQKIFRETTGMSLGRYIRERKLSGAAKRLRHTEESIIDIAVYYGFASQSHFTYMFRKHFDITPTNYRLQTDIQLSTIQPLHVMYKQSA
- a CDS encoding SLC13 family permease — protein: MQTSLRHVLGAVLRDRLLQFLLLAGVILACFTSSPLRDYPHWIDWPTITTLLGLLLLTKSVEMSGYFDWLGRKMMARLSNERTLALFMVVASALLSTFLTNDVALFIVVPLTITLKKLSALPVTRLIIFEALAVNVGSLLTPIGNPQNILLWNHSGLSFSAFIGQMLPLSGVLLFLLLLFTLMFFPNKTIRPLADRQDSSRKRGLLLACAVLYVVFLVSVDLGLPYLGLLIVLVALLCLSPKVILLVDWALIFIFMAMFIDVKLLTQLPALLPLTENMQHLSTFGTYTIGILLSQVISNVPATILLLGFIPATTTLAYAVNIGGFGFALGSMANLIALRMANEKRIWLTFHLFSIPALIISAALGWWLI